AACCTTTTAATTAAGTTGCTTGTTAAATTCAATGGCAACATCTTTTGCTGTGAAGAGGTTATGCGTGGTTTGCTGGAGTGCGGTCTTAATGCACTGACCCAACATTAACCACCTCAATGTATTCATTCTAAGGATTCTTAAATCAGCTTAACAAGTTCTTAAGGATCTTAACCCAGGCATACGTATCAGAATGACTTGATCACCAAGATATTAAACACAGAATTCAATTTTTTGCCCCAAACTATAGTTATGGCCGTTAGttctgtaggagttaaatatcgtaCATATTAATAATCACGCGAAGTGAAGAATACAACATACCCGAGAAATACCGCACACAACAAATTGAGACGTCACATCAggtgatgtcagcaaagtcacgagtaaagtgtgaggaGTTATGTGTGAGGAGTTATGTGAAAATGTAAGATATGCGAAGATgggcgattgtatatgagcgaatatgtcgcacAGAGATCCCGAAAATAAATGAATTcttaactgtcatccactatataaacccctatataaaggagagagtagTTGTCTTTTAGAGGGTTGGAACATAAGTCTTGTAAGAGAGAttgtaagagagagaaagtgagtttAGTCTACAAAAGTGTtattgtaggatcaaaatctggcaacgacaatatttcagcaaaattattaacaacacattacaacagcgtcgcagaacaatttcaggaagaatataataaatgacgtcaactaagatcacgagaaagatgtgatagtcctgcgaaaattagagagcttgcgaaataaATATTTGTAAcgctgcgagaatgtcgcagatcatacccgaaaataaaggacagattagctgtcatccactatgtatttgcgtataaatagtcgttcaagttgtaaagaatagagagagatcttttttgagtaagaaacaagtaaataggagagagaaagtctacaTCAGAGGTGAGGAGTTATGTGAAGATGTAAGATATGCGAAGATgggcgattgtatatgagcgaatatgtcaCACAGAGATCCCGAAAATAAATGAATTcttaactgtcatccactatataaacccctatataaaggagagagtagTTGTCTTTTAGAGGGTTGGAACATAAGTCTTGTAAGAGAGAttgtaagagagagaaagtgagtttAGTCTACAAAAGTgttattgtaggatcagaatctggcaacgacaatatttcagcaaaattattaacaacacaatacaacaacgtcgcagaacaatttcaggaagaatataataaatgacgttaactaagatcacgagaaagatgtgatagtcctgcgaaaattagagagcttgcgaaataaATATTTGTAAggctgcgagaatgtcgcagatcatacccgaaaataaaggacagattagctgtcatccactatgtatttgcctataaatagtcgttcaagttgtaaagaatagagagagatcttttttgagtaagaaacaagtaaatagaagagagaaagtctagagcaaaggtgattcttgatttctgtatcttttcttgtaagaacataaTTTTTCTTAAGAATCACTTTTCAAGCAACACTCAAgaaaaaaatggcaaaatgtAGATACCAAAAATGTAACATAACGCGTGGCGCAATTCAAGAGCAAGAGTAGCTTAGCAATATATAATTGTATACATAGTATCTTAGCTTAGATTCCTTAATTTGTAAGTAAAGGACATTTATGTAAATTCATTTCTATTCTCTAGTACATAAAGAAAATatctaagagagagaaagggatatAATATTAATTTCTCTATCATCTTCTTCTTACCAAAACTAGAGCTAGAGCTCCAAAATCTTATTAATGGAGTTTCATGTAAACACATCTAGATCCCTTTatggatcgaaccatgtaaaaatctTGAGTTTCTTTACATTTTAGCACTTTCATAATCATTTTCATGAGGAAAAGTTAGATCTAGAAATTGTTCTAAGGTTTGTGGTTGAAATGAGTTTAGATCTAAGAAATGATGTAGAAACGGAAGTTCGGGTGTGCCGTGGGAAATCCTGCAGTTACAAAATCCAAAGTGAACCCTAACCTAATATTTAAAACCATTAACCCTTGTGGCTCGTAACTATCATGCATGAAAATCAATCAAGTTTGTGACGGCAAGTGTTTTCGCATGAATTTGCACTAGTTATGGAGAAAGAATGGTCACTATCAACGCTGTTATTATGATGGCGACTTGCATGGTTTTCAAACCACCTTGATAATTAACTATACACAGACGCCACGCATAGAACCTTTTATTTTAGATTAAAAAGTCAGGACCCAATTCATTAAACTGACTAAAGAAGAGAAAGTACACAACACCTCATATTTCAGAAACAAGTGATTACAAAAGAAAGTAAACTTAAGAATGAGAAGGATCATAATTCAATTATTTCCGGGAAAATCTCACACGCGACATGATCTAATTACCTTGTTAATCAACTCCATAAAACTTTTTAAGGCGAAGAACAAATCCATAGATCCTTTCTTGATCCGGAAGTGACTTAGAGACACTCTCCTTTTGAATACACTTCTTAGCCCAAGCTACTAACTTTGGACAGAAAACTTCAATACTGAAATTCCCACATATATCATAAGAATAAAACCAACTGTAATACGGAATCAAAGCAACATCCAAAAACCCCATCTTTTCACCACCAAAATAAGGTTTCTCTCCGAGCTGTCCTTCCAGTACTTTGAAAGTTTCTATGAGATCTTTCTTATATTTCTCTTGTTCATCTCCTTTTGTCATCCATATCTTCTTCCCGAATACATACACCTACAATTAAAAAGATTAATTAGACCAAACCAATAACTATCAAAACAAAACGTGACAATGAAAATCAGGTTTATATGTATAGTTACGTACGTTCTTGTCGATGTAATCAGCCCAGAGCCTTGCAGTGGCTTTCTCATAAGGATCACTTGGTAACAACGGATATTTGTGTTTCCAGACTTCATCAATATATTCAAGAATTATTAAGGACTCGCAGATCGGTTTTCCATTGTGAATCAAAACAGGAATCGCTTTATGAACAGGGTTCATCTCTAGAAGCAGTGAACTTTTGTTTAGAAGACTTTCTTCTTTGTAATCGTATTTGATACCCTTTTCAGCCAAAGCTATTCTTACTCTCATTCCAAACAAACTTGGCCAGAAATCCAAGAGAACTACTTCATCTGTCATTGACATTAAAAGATCGAACTACAACAGCTTACACCTTTAAACCAATAGAGTCCTGGTTGTGATAGTGTGTTATAAGTTCTGCTGCATTGGATAGTTAAACTTACTTGAATATAGTTTTGTTATTAGGTGGAGAGCATTTGTTTTATATCACAATTTCTAACATGTACTGTATCTTTTTGTTTTCTCTAAAACATTTGTTTATGTGAAAGGTGGCACGTAAAGATGGTGTGGTTGGTTGTTTGTGCAATTACATGTTCCACCCAACAGATAATTCATTAAATTAGTAATGCATTCACGATTACACCAGCATTAATCCATAATTAAAGTTAGCACTTCTTCTTAATAATTAAATTATAAGACATAAGAGCATCTACTAGTCACAAAAAAACAAAGGATAGTGCGGTTATGGGGTGGCTAAGCAAAGCAAACTTTGGAGTCCTCATTTGGACTCTGGGTTGGGTGTGATAAGTAAAGAAAACTGTCGGTACGTAGCAAGGAGCCAAATGCATCTTTCTGAATCAAACATGAGTGCAGAGCAGGCGGAATGCAAGAGTTTGCTGGGAAAGAGATCTTAACCCGGAGAAAGTCCAATTTGAGCTGGACTCTGAGTTAGTGGCAGATGCAGTTAATAACGGAATCTTCAACCTAGACCGGAGACTTCACCAACTTAATCAGTGATATTAGACGAATATTTTGTCAGTTTAACTCCTGGTGATGTCATTACATGCCAAAGGAGATGAATAAGATAACAAACATATTGTCTAAACATGCTAGACTTGAAAGATTAAGTAATGTATGGACCAGTACTCTCCTAAGTTGTATCAGATCTCAACTTGAAGAGGAAAGGAATGATGTACTCTGTTAACTCCATCCGTTgtttttttgtttccaaaaaaaaataaaaaatactccctccgtcctaaattattagtccgctttgactaagtTAAAAAATTAAGAAGACCCGAGAAGTTTACTAAACTACCCCTATTAAATGTTATGTTATTTTTAAAATTA
This genomic interval from Papaver somniferum cultivar HN1 unplaced genomic scaffold, ASM357369v1 unplaced-scaffold_151, whole genome shotgun sequence contains the following:
- the LOC113336226 gene encoding probable glutathione S-transferase; protein product: MSMTDEVVLLDFWPSLFGMRVRIALAEKGIKYDYKEESLLNKSSLLLEMNPVHKAIPVLIHNGKPICESLIILEYIDEVWKHKYPLLPSDPYEKATARLWADYIDKNVYVFGKKIWMTKGDEQEKYKKDLIETFKVLEGQLGEKPYFGGEKMGFLDVALIPYYSWFYSYDICGNFSIEVFCPKLVAWAKKCIQKESVSKSLPDQERIYGFVLRLKKFYGVD